GGCTCGGCGGAAGCTGAAGCCTGCGCCAGGGCGCTCATTTCGCCGGCGTCAAGAACGGCCTCATGCTGGTGTTCAAGCCCTGACTTCGAGTTGCGTTTCAGGCTCGCGCTCGCAATCGAGCAGATATCCTCGAGGTTCAGGATCAGGGCGACGCGGCCGTTCCCGAGGATCGTAGCTCCGGCGATGCCCGGCACAGGGTCCGCATTCTCGTTCAGGTTCTTGAAGACGAACTGCTGCTGGCCGATCAGTTCGTCTACCACGAGGCCGGCCTTGGTGCCGTTTTCGGTCTCGACCACCACAACGAGGGCCGGATGCGAATTCTCGCTTTCACCGGCGACGTTGAAAAGCTGGTGCAGGTAAATGAGCCGTATGTACTCTCCGCGAATGAAGATGACATCGCCGCCTGCAACGGATCGGATCTGGCGTCGGTCGGGGCGCAAGCTTTCAACGATGCTGGCCAGCGGGATGATGTATTTTTCCCCGCGGACCGCGACATGCATTCCATCAAGCACAGCCAGCGTGAGCGGGATGACGACAGTGAAGCTCGACCCCTGGCCCTTTTGCGAATTGGTATGAATGCGGCCGCCGATGCTCGCTATGTTACGTCTCACGACATCCATGCCCACGCCGCGCCCGGATACCTCGGTCACCTTGTCGGCCGTGGAAAATCCGGGGGCGAAGATCAATTCATGGATCTCTTCTTCGCTGAGATCGGCATCCGGTCGGACGAGCCCCTTGCTGATGGCCTTTGCCAGCACTTTTTCCGCGTCTATGCCCGCGCCGTCATCCTCGATGGTTATGAGGATGTTACCGGCGCGCTGGGTTGCGGAGAGGTGGATCACCGCTTCTTCCGGTTTTCCCGCCGCCAAGCGCTGTTCCGGCATCTCGATGCCATGGTCGATTGCATTCCGGATCATATGGGTGATCGGATCGACCAATTCCTCGACGATGGTCTTGTCTACCTCCGTCTCGTCACCCGAGGTGACCAGTCGCACCTTCTTGCCGAGCTTGTTAGACAACTCGCGCACGAGGCGGTTCATCCGCGCGAAGACCGTTCGCGCGGGCTGCATGCGAATGGCCATCACGCATTCCTGCAATTCACGGATATGCGCTGCAAGCTCATCCGCGCCCTGCACGCGCTGGTCCCGCAGATTCGTTCCAACCTCGGAAGGTTGCTGGGTCAGCATGGCCTGGGTGATGACGAGTTCTCCGACCATATTGATGAGGCGGTCGACGCGGGCCAGGTCGACGCGGACGAAGCTGGGGCTCTTCGCCTTGCGTTCCGAGGAAGCGCTCTTAGCGGTCGCAGCCGATCCGGGGAGCAGCGCTCGCGACGGCACTTTCGCTTCCTTGGGGGGTTCGGGAGAAAACGCCTCGATGACAAGATCGCAATCTTGATCTACGAACTCGAAAACCTCCTGGATATCAGCGCGCGAAGCCTTGCTCCGCAGGCTGAAGGAAAATCCGAGATAGGCTTCCTCTGGATCGAGGGTCGCAAGCTCGGGCAGCCCCGTCCTGTCGCAGCAAACTTCGAGTTCGCCGAGCCGCTTCAGTTCACGGATGATGAGCAGCGGCTCGTTGGCATGACGAAACAGCTCGCGGTGAGGGGTAAAATTTATGCGCCAGCTTTGCATCTCCGATACGGTGGGAGCTGAGGCCTTCTCTTCCGGAATAGCTGCGGGAGTGCCCTCCGGGTTGATCAGCGCCTCAACCTCGGCGAGGACGTCCGCGCCGAAGCCTTCGGGGATGTCCGTGCCCTTCTGGGCGGCTTCCACCAGGCTTGCAAGCACGTCGCCGGAACGGACGCAGACGCTTGCGACGTCCGCGCTGAGTTCCAGACGATCATCCCGCAGGCGGTCGAGAAGGGCCTCGAAGCCATGCGCGAATGTGACGAGCGACCGGAAATTGAACGCGGCGGCGCCGGCCTTGATCGAATGCACCGCGCGGAAGATCGCATTCAAGTTTTCACCATCCACCGCGTTTGCGTCGAGCGTAGAAAGGCGCGAATCCAGATCTGGCAATACTTCGGCGCATTCGTCGAAGAATGTCGCCCGAAACTGGTCAAGATCCAGCGCTGAAGGTCGGTCGGAAGACATCTGAGCCTCGCGTTACGGGCAAACCTTGTTTACGACTTGAAGCAATTTCTCGGGCGAAAAAGGCTTCACGATCCAGCCGGTCGCGCCAGCATCTCGGCCTTTTTGCCGCGTGTCCTCACTGCCTTCGGTGGTCAGTACGAGGATCGGGGTCGACTTGAATTGCGGCTGGGCCCGGACATGCCTGATGAAGGTCATCCCATCCATATTCGGCATGTTGACGTCGGTTATGATGACATCAACGTTGGCGCTACCGAGCACGCCGAGACCTTTCTGGCCATCTTCGGCTTCCACCACGTCGAAGCCGGCATTTTTGAGAGTGAAAGCGACCATGTCGCGCATGGTCTTTGAGTCATCGACGGTGAGGACACGCTTAGCCATCGGCCTTGCTCCAATCTGTTATTAACGAACCGCATCCGATGTCCGTGAATGCGGCACACAGCGCAGGGGACGGATCGACGAGAACCAGCCTTCCACCCTGCTTTTCGGCCGAACTGGCAGCAGCCATCAGCAGTTGCAGGCCAGGCGTCGTTGCTATGCCGACGCCGTTGCCGACAACGCGCAGGTCCGGTGAAGCGGCCAGCATTGCGATGAGGCTCTCTTTCAGCTCGGGAGCAGTCCTGATATCAAGGCTGCCCGGGAGTTCGATTGCCTGCGAATCTGTCGATTTCAACGAAGCCCCCCTTAGTCGGCGCGGATGGTCCTGATGCCGCCGCCCAATTGCGTTTCAACCTGTAGCAGGTATAACGCACACACATTAAAGGGTGGTTGCAACCGACTGATATCTTCGGTTGTTATTTTTTCTGCTGCACCCGCGTTGGTGAGATATCGTTAAGGTGTCGCCTATATATCCAACTCTACAGCAGGTTGCAGCCCGGAGAGCGCGCTCGTGTTGATGGCACCGAGGCCCGTCATTCCCGCACGCGAGCCTGATTGAAGGCATTGCTCCTGTCGGAAACGCCCCGCCATGTGCGGGGCGTTTT
This genomic window from Rhodomicrobium lacus contains:
- a CDS encoding chemotaxis protein CheA; its protein translation is MSSDRPSALDLDQFRATFFDECAEVLPDLDSRLSTLDANAVDGENLNAIFRAVHSIKAGAAAFNFRSLVTFAHGFEALLDRLRDDRLELSADVASVCVRSGDVLASLVEAAQKGTDIPEGFGADVLAEVEALINPEGTPAAIPEEKASAPTVSEMQSWRINFTPHRELFRHANEPLLIIRELKRLGELEVCCDRTGLPELATLDPEEAYLGFSFSLRSKASRADIQEVFEFVDQDCDLVIEAFSPEPPKEAKVPSRALLPGSAATAKSASSERKAKSPSFVRVDLARVDRLINMVGELVITQAMLTQQPSEVGTNLRDQRVQGADELAAHIRELQECVMAIRMQPARTVFARMNRLVRELSNKLGKKVRLVTSGDETEVDKTIVEELVDPITHMIRNAIDHGIEMPEQRLAAGKPEEAVIHLSATQRAGNILITIEDDGAGIDAEKVLAKAISKGLVRPDADLSEEEIHELIFAPGFSTADKVTEVSGRGVGMDVVRRNIASIGGRIHTNSQKGQGSSFTVVIPLTLAVLDGMHVAVRGEKYIIPLASIVESLRPDRRQIRSVAGGDVIFIRGEYIRLIYLHQLFNVAGESENSHPALVVVVETENGTKAGLVVDELIGQQQFVFKNLNENADPVPGIAGATILGNGRVALILNLEDICSIASASLKRNSKSGLEHQHEAVLDAGEMSALAQASASAEPVLQTQA
- a CDS encoding response regulator produces the protein MAKRVLTVDDSKTMRDMVAFTLKNAGFDVVEAEDGQKGLGVLGSANVDVIITDVNMPNMDGMTFIRHVRAQPQFKSTPILVLTTEGSEDTRQKGRDAGATGWIVKPFSPEKLLQVVNKVCP
- a CDS encoding STAS domain-containing protein, with amino-acid sequence MKSTDSQAIELPGSLDIRTAPELKESLIAMLAASPDLRVVGNGVGIATTPGLQLLMAAASSAEKQGGRLVLVDPSPALCAAFTDIGCGSLITDWSKADG